The Streptococcus sp. DTU_2020_1001019_1_SI_AUS_MUR_006 sequence CCCACCTGCGATGAGGAAAGGCTGAGATAGTTCTGTCGTATCCAGTTGCCCCCAGTCAAATGTTTGTCCACTCCCTGCGACAGGTGCATCAAAGAGTAGATAATCTGCCTGAGAATTGGGTACATGCCCCCTTTCATCCACCTGAACAGCCTGAATGCTGGCACAAGGCAAATTCTCAAACAAATCATCCGCCACCTGACCATGAATTTGAACTAAGTCCAAACCAATCTTTTCAATCGCTTCTAGTAGTTCTTCCCGACTTGGTGAAACAAATACCCCAACTTTTTTTACATTTGTAGGAATAATCTCAGCCAGTTCTATTGCTTGTTCCAAGGTCACCTGTCTTTTGCTAGGAGCAAAGACAAAACCGATATAGTCGGCCCCTGCTAACACAGCTGTTTCTACCGCTCCTTTGGTCGATAGTCCACAAATCTTAACCTTTGTCAATCTGCAACTCCTTGATTCTCTGGGCTACATCTTCTGCTTGCATGAGGGCTGTTCCCACCAAAATTCCGTTAAAGTATGGTGCAACACGTTTTGCATCCTCCTCTGTAAAAATAGCAGATTCAGAAATGTAGAAGCAATCGTCCTTAAAGTATTGGGCCAAGTCTACGCTAGTCTGCAAGTCAACTTCAAAGGTAGTCAAATTACGATTATTCACACCAATAATTTGAGCGCCAAGACGGTGGGCAACTTCTAGCTCTGCTAGATTATGAGTTTCCACCAAAACTTCTAGACCTAGCTCTGTCGCATAGTCATACAGTTCCTTGAGGCGTTCTTCTGATAAAGCCGCTACGATGAGCAAGATAACTGTCGCACCTGCATTGCGAGCACGGATGATTTGCTTTTCATCGATGATAAAGTCCTTGTTCAGTGTCGGAATCTGTACTTGATTGGAAATCTCACGAAGATAATCCAAATGACCCTTGAAGAAAACTTCGTCTGTCAGAACAGAAATCATAACCGCGCCATTCGCTTCATAAGTCTGGGCCTGTTGAACGATATCCACATCCAGATTGATATCACCCATACTTGGACTCGCCTTCTTGACCTCCGCAATGATTTGCAAACGGTCCTGATGGTTTTTCAAATATTCAGCTAAGCGATAGCTTTCACGCAAGGGTTGAAGCTCCTCTCGCTCCATCATTTCAACTTCACGCGCCTTTTGCTCTAGGATACGTGATAAAAATTCCTGACTCATCTTTGATACTCCTGTAATAGTCTGAGTTTTTCAAGGGCCTTACCACTGGCAATTACTTGACGTGCCAATTCAACTCCGTCCTTGATACTGTCTGTTTTACCATTGGCGTAGAATCCTAGACCAGCATTTAAAACGGTTGTTTCCAAGAATGGACTTGGTTCGTTATTAAGAACACTGACAAGAATGGCTGCATTCTCATGCGCATTTCCGCCACGAATGTCCTCAATGGCAATGCGTTCCATTCCCAAATCTTCTGGAGTAAAGGTTGACAAAGTGATTTCACCATTTTCAAGAAGGGCAATGCTGGTAGTACCATTCAAACCAGCTTCATCCAATCCTTGTGGACCAGCTACTACGATAGCACGTTTTCGACCCATGTTTTTCAAAACCTGAGCTGTACTTTCTAGAAGTTCTGGACGACTAATTCCTAGAAGCTGTGTTTCCAAGACCATTGGGTGAATCAGTGGACCTGTCAAATTCATGATAGTTGGAATTCCCAACTCCAAGCGTGCTGGCATGATATATTTCATAGCTGGGTGCATGTTTTTGGCGAAGAGAAAGACAATTCCTGTTTGGTCAAATACCTTACCCAATTGTGATGGTTTAAGGTCAATATTGATTCCCAAAGCTTGCAAGACATCTGCTGAACCAGATTTAGAAGAAATAGAGCGATTTCCATGTTTAGCCATGTGGATTCCTCCACCTGCCAAGACAAAGGCTGCAGTTGTAGAAATGTTGAAGCTAAATGACTTATCTCCACCTGTACCACAATTATCCATAGCATCTTGAATGTTGGTTGGAATGTGTTGAGCATGTCCTCTCATAACTTGGGCGAGGGCTGTTCTTTCTTCAGGTGTTTCTCCCTTCATCTTGAGGGCTAAAAGAAGTGAAGCGATTTGTGCTTCTGTCACTCGCCCTGTTACGATGCGTTCGATCACATCTGTCATTTCAACACTTGATAAATCTTCAAAGTTCGCTAATTTTTCAATAATTTCTTTCATTTTGTCTTCCTCACTTTAAAACTTTCTCGATAAAATTCTGAATAGACGATAGGCCATCTGGCGTTCCAATACTTTCTGGATGATACTGCAAGCCATAAATCGGCAAGGTTTTGTGTTGAATACCCATAATGGCTTGGTCATCTGTCGAACGAGCTGTCACTTCAAACTCTTCTGGCATCTCTTCAATTAAAATACTGTGGTAACGCATGACTGGACGATTGTCCTCGATTCCTTGATAGAGAACGGAAGGAGTCTCAAATCGAATCTGGCTTTGTTTGCCGTGCATAACTTTAGGAGCCAAACCCAACTTACCACCGAAGACTTCCGCGATGGCTTGGTGTCCCAAACAAATCCCTAGAATCGGTTTCTTACCTGCAAAATCACGAATCATTTCTTCCATCTTCCCAGCATCAGCTGGCCAACCTGGACCAGGAGAAAAGACTAATCCATCTGCCTTTGTAGCTTCTTCATAAAGAGTTGGATCATCATTTCTCAAAACCTGAACTTTTGCGAAATTCCCAATGTATTGGGCTAGGTTATAGGTAAATGAATCATAATTATCAATCAATAAAATCATGGTCTTAGTTCTCCCATTCTAGTCATAGATTTAGCTTTGTTAATGGTTTCTTGGTATTCGTTTTGGGCGATAGAATCATAAACAATTCCTGCTCCAGCCTGCACATAGGCTGTTTTATTTTTTAGAATCATGGTTCGAATTGCAATGGCAAAGTCCATATCTCCAGTTGCTGAAAGGTAGCCGATAGCTCCGGCATAAACGCCTCGCTTCTCTGTTTCCAACTCATAGATGCGTTTCATGGCCCGAATCTTAGGGGCCCCCGATACTGTTCCTGCCGGAAGAGTCGCCTTCAAGGCATCCATGGCAGTGAGTTCTGGTAACAAACGTCCTTTAACTACGCTGGTCAAATGCATGACATAGCGGAAAAGTTCCACTTCCATATACTTGGTTACTTGGACACTTGCTGTTTCAGCAATTCTACCGATATCATTGCGTCCTAGGTCCACTAGCATTCGGTGTTCTGCCGTCTCCTTTTCATCAGAAAGTAGATTACTAGCTAATGCTGCATCTTCCTCGTCATTGGCACCTCTAGGTCCCGTACCGGCAATCGGATTGGTTGTTACAATGCCGTTTTTTACGGAAACCAAACTCTCAGGACTGGCACCGATGATTTGATAATCTCCAAAGTCATAAAAGTATAGGTAATTTGATGGATTTGTTACTCGGAGATTTCTGTAGAAGTCAAAAGGATTTCCAGTTACTTCTGCTGAGAAACGCTGACTGAGCACGCATTGGAACATATCTCCGTTACGAATCAAGTCGCGAGCTGTTTCTACCATTTCTTCAAATTTCTGAGGAGCGATATGTGGTCTAAACTGAAGTGGAGAAAGGTCCAAATCTTCAAATTCATTTGATGCTGGGATTTTTAACTCCTCTAAAGCTTGATCCAAAGCCGCTTCTAGTTCTTCATTGCTTCGATCACTGTAAAGAGCATCCTCGATGATATGAATTTTTTCTTTCTTGTGGTCAAATACCATATAACTCTCGTAAACAAAGAAATGCATATCTGGCGTCCCAATCGTATCCTCAGGAAGCTGGCCAATCTCTTCGTAAAGAGAAATCATGTCGTAACCAACAAAGCCAATCGCTCCACCACCAAAAGGTAGGTCTGAATGATGCTGACTCTTTTGTGTCACCTCATAAAGGAAATCCAATGGGTCACGATCAATCACTTGGCCATTTTGATAAAGAACTCCATTCTCAAACTTAATCTCAAAAACTGGATTATAAGCCAAGATAGAAAATCGAGCATTTTCTTTTTCTCTTGGGATACTTTCAAGTATGACCTTGTGTTGTCCGTTCAAGCGCATATACGCCAAGATTGGTGATAAAACATCTCCATGAATGATTCGTTCCATTGTAATTTCCCTTTCAGTCAATAATTTATAGACTTTTAGTCTTAATTTCTTACCTTTTTCTATTTCCCTTAAATAGTGCGGACGGGAGCAACTTTCTCCGAAATTTCATCCCTAATTTTTGAGCTCCTCGCTCATTCATTTTTAGGCTCAGGCTAAAATAGTTCCCCGAACTATTTTACTCTCAAAAATTCCGTTCTAGAGAAGCATCTTTACTTCTCTAGAATACCACTATGGCGGGAAATAGCTGTTCAATGCTCACTTCGCTCGCAAATATTTTATAGAAATCTATCTAGTGATGAAGCATAATTTATAGTTAATTGAACCTAGAATAGTACACTAAGGATTCTAAAACGTCTCTAGAAATTAATTTTACTTTCCTAATCTTTTTGTTCATATCTTATTTCAATCCACTATAAAACTGATAGCCATATCTACGAAAAATATATAAAAATCCCCACGCAAAATAACTTGCGTGAGGACGAAATTCGCGGTGCCACCTCAATTATAGGATTTCTCCTATCTCTCATTCCTGTCTCAGATAGCTCCTGTAACAGGTTGTGCGATAAAGGGCACTCCCTTGAGAATCATGTTTTCTTCTCTCAATTCAGATGGACCCAACCTTACAGCTTTCTCTGCTTGTTTTCAGCAACCACAAGCTCTCTGTGAGAGAAATCTCTGTATCTTTTCCATCTTTTATTTTTTAGCTTCAAGGTAGTCTGCAATAGCAGCTACGTCCTTGTCTCCACGACCAGAGACATTAATGATGATAATCTCATCTCTACTTAGTTTTGGTGCTCGTTTGACTGCTTCTGCGATAGCATGGGAGCTTTCAATAGCTGGGATAATTCCTTCAGTCTTGCTAAGTAGAAGCAAGGCTTGAACAGCCTCTTCATCAGTCGCTGCAACATACTCTACACGACCAGAGTCTTTAAAGAAGGCGTGTTCTGGTCCAACCCCTGGATAGTCTAAACCAGCAGAGATAGAGTAAACAGGTGCAACATTTCCATCTTCACCAAAGACTGCATAGGTTTTCATTCCATCGACAATTCCTACACTACCCTTGGTCATTGTTGCCGCGTGTTTATCGGTATCTAAACCGTGACCAGCAGCTTCTACCCCAACCAATTTAACTTCTTCATCAGCTACATACTGCGAGAAGGCACCGATGGCATTAGAACCACCACCCACACAGGCAATGACGTAGTCTGGCAAACGTCCTTCTTTTTCCAAGATTTGACGACGAGATTCTTCACTGATGACTTTTTGAAACTCATGGACAATGGTTGGATAAGGGTGAGGACCTACAGCTGAACCTAGAACATAGAAAGCTTCAAGGTCATTCATCCAGGCTCCAAAAGCTGCATCAACCGCATCCTTCAGAGTACGTGTTCCTGTTTCAACTGCGTGAACGGTTGCTCCCATCATCTCCATGCGGAAGACATTGAGACGTTGACGCTCCACATCTTCTGCCCCCATGTAGACATCACATGCCATACCAAATTTGGCTGCAGCAGCCGCAGTCGCAACGCCGTGCTGGCCAGCTCCTGTCTCAGCAATCACACGTTTTTTACCCATGCGTTTTGCTAGAAGGATTTGACCCAAAACATTATTAAGTTTGTGAGATCCAAGGTGATTCAGATCTTCGCGCTTGAGATAAATCTTAGCTCCACCTAGGTGCTCTGTCAAACTTTCTGCAAAATAGAGCGGTGTTTCGCGACCTGAATAATCCTTCAAGTAATGGCGAAACTCAGCTAAAAACTCTGGATCGTCCTTGTATTTTTCAAAAGTCACTTCCAATTCATCTAGCAAAACCTGAATTGGTTCTGGTACAAAACTACCACCAAATTGTCCAAAATATCCTTTAGTTGTCATAAAATTTTCCTCCTTCTATATGAATCCGGCTTTTTATTTGCTTTTAGTAGTGAAATGGTCTGGGGGACCATTTCAGCCTTTACTAAAAGAACAAGTGAAACTTGAATATTACTCTCAGTTAACTCCCTAATAAAAGATAAACAAAATGACGGATAGAAAAAGCCCACACACGGAATATATTTCCATGTGAGGGCGTTTGTAACGCGGTACCACCTCATTTGTAAAGAGACTATCCCCTTTACATCTCTGCCTTGTCTATCAACAAGTTGCACTGTAAGGTGTGCCTACCGAATTTTCATTGTTTCAAATTCATTTTTTCAAATCAGCCCAATTTCACTACTTTCAACCACCTGTTCACAGTAACCACAGGCTCCCTGAAGATCAAAAATAATTACTTTTCTGATTTGTTGAGTTAATTATATGTTATTGTTTTTTCTTTGTCAACCGTTTTCAACAATTTTTTACTAATTTTTTTAACTATTATTTAGCACTATTATTTAGAACCTAGAACTTCTTCAGAAACTCTGACAAAAGTCTCAATGATATAATCTACTTCTTCATCCGTTAATTTTGTATGAAGAGGAAGCGTAATTTCATTTTCAAAGAAGGCATAAGCCTTTGGATAATCTGCCATATCGAAACCAAGATTCTTATAGGCTGTCAAAAGTGGAAGTGGTTTGTAGTGAACGTTACTTGCGATTCCTGCCTTAGCCAATTCTTGAATGATTTGATTACGTTGTTCGAGACTAGCACCTTCTACATGGGTGATGTAAAGGTGACGACAAGATTCAACAGTATCTGTCTCATGAGCCAATGGATGGATAGGAGTTCCTGCAAATCCACGGTCATAGCGAGTTACGATTTCTTTACGACGTTGAAGCAAGCCAGGATAACGGTCCAACTGTACCAAACCAAGCGAAGCCATGATATCAGTCATATTGCACTTGTATGCGGGTGTTACGATATCGTATTCCCATGATCCTAGTTGCATCTTGGCAAGAGCATCTTTTGTTTGACCATGGAGGGAAAGGATTTGGAATTCCTTATACATTTCTTCATCATCAATCGCTGGATTGGCTTTCCAAGTGGCACTTCCTCCTTCTGCAGTTGTAAAATTCTTGACTGCGTGGAAAGAGAATGATGTGAAGTCTGCAATTGAACCGGCTGGTTGTCCCTTGTAGGTTGAACCCAAAGCGTGGGCACTATCAGAGACAATCACAATACGGTTAAAGGCCTTTTGCCACTTGCTAGCAGCTTTAAAGAGGTCACGTTTCTTCTCAACAACTTGGAACAAACGGTCATAGTCACAGATAATCCCTGCTAGTTCTACCGGGATGATGACTTTAGTCTTCTCAGTAATAGCTTGCTCAAGCTTGTCATAGTCCATTTCAAAGGTATCAGCTTGGATATCAACCATAACTGGTGTAGCACCTACGTGGGTGATGACACTACATGATGCTGTGTAGGTCATAGCTGGAACGATAACTTCGTCACCAGGTCCTACTTCAAGCACGCGCAAGATCAATTCAAGAGCTGCTGTTGCAGAGTTGAGGCAGACTGTCTTAGGTGTCTGAGTATAGACAGATAGACAACGTTCTAATTCTTTTGTCTTTGGACCTGTTGTGATCCAACCAGAACGAAGGGTATCAGCTACTTCAGCAATTTCAGCTTCGGTAATATCGGGTGGTGAAAATGGAATATTATACTTTGTCATTGATTTACTCCTTTTACTGTATTCACTCTTGTGACTACTTTATTTTAAAACTTCAACTACAGTCTGGAACATGATCTTGATATCTCCGAAGAAACTAAAATCACGTAGATAGGCTAGGTTAAAGTGCATTTTTTCTGGAAGGACTCTTTCCACATAAGCCTGATCAACTGTCATACCTTTTGTAGTCATTTGACTGATGATGGCATCCTCGTCCTTATAGTTAATGCTGGCAAGCGATGTAATCCCTGCAGGTAAGAGCAAGGTAGCCATCATTTCAGGGCTATACTGCTCTGTGTAGCGTGGTACTTCTGGGCGTGTTCCTACAAAGGACATCTCTCCTTTGAGGACATTAACCAGCTGAGGCAGTTCATCCAAACGCACACGTCGAATGAAATTTCCAACTTTTGTGATACGACTGTCATTTGCAGAAGTTACTAGACTTCCTTTTTTATCAGCATCTGTCACCATAGTCCGGAATTTCCAAATCTTGAAATGATGGTTGTACTGGGTTACCCGCACTTGCTTGTAAATAACTGGACCCTTGCTATCTAGCTTGATCCAGATGCTTAGAATCAGAAATAAGGGGGAGGTCAAGATTAACAAGACTACGGCTAGAAACAAATCTAGACAACGCTTGAAAATCAATGAGCCTTTTCTTCTAGACACAAGCTGGTAGTATGGTTTTACCTCGCTCAATTGCATTTCT is a genomic window containing:
- a CDS encoding phosphoribosylanthranilate isomerase, translating into MTKVKICGLSTKGAVETAVLAGADYIGFVFAPSKRQVTLEQAIELAEIIPTNVKKVGVFVSPSREELLEAIEKIGLDLVQIHGQVADDLFENLPCASIQAVQVDERGHVPNSQADYLLFDAPVAGSGQTFDWGQLDTTELSQPFLIAGGLNEDNVEEAIQYFSPFAVDVSSGVETDGQKDHEKIRRFIERVKNGISRTK
- the trpC gene encoding indole-3-glycerol phosphate synthase TrpC; the encoded protein is MSQEFLSRILEQKAREVEMMEREELQPLRESYRLAEYLKNHQDRLQIIAEVKKASPSMGDINLDVDIVQQAQTYEANGAVMISVLTDEVFFKGHLDYLREISNQVQIPTLNKDFIIDEKQIIRARNAGATVILLIVAALSEERLKELYDYATELGLEVLVETHNLAELEVAHRLGAQIIGVNNRNLTTFEVDLQTSVDLAQYFKDDCFYISESAIFTEEDAKRVAPYFNGILVGTALMQAEDVAQRIKELQIDKG
- the trpD gene encoding anthranilate phosphoribosyltransferase, whose translation is MKEIIEKLANFEDLSSVEMTDVIERIVTGRVTEAQIASLLLALKMKGETPEERTALAQVMRGHAQHIPTNIQDAMDNCGTGGDKSFSFNISTTAAFVLAGGGIHMAKHGNRSISSKSGSADVLQALGINIDLKPSQLGKVFDQTGIVFLFAKNMHPAMKYIMPARLELGIPTIMNLTGPLIHPMVLETQLLGISRPELLESTAQVLKNMGRKRAIVVAGPQGLDEAGLNGTTSIALLENGEITLSTFTPEDLGMERIAIEDIRGGNAHENAAILVSVLNNEPSPFLETTVLNAGLGFYANGKTDSIKDGVELARQVIASGKALEKLRLLQEYQR
- a CDS encoding aminodeoxychorismate/anthranilate synthase component II gives rise to the protein MILLIDNYDSFTYNLAQYIGNFAKVQVLRNDDPTLYEEATKADGLVFSPGPGWPADAGKMEEMIRDFAGKKPILGICLGHQAIAEVFGGKLGLAPKVMHGKQSQIRFETPSVLYQGIEDNRPVMRYHSILIEEMPEEFEVTARSTDDQAIMGIQHKTLPIYGLQYHPESIGTPDGLSSIQNFIEKVLK
- the trpE gene encoding anthranilate synthase component I, with the protein product MERIIHGDVLSPILAYMRLNGQHKVILESIPREKENARFSILAYNPVFEIKFENGVLYQNGQVIDRDPLDFLYEVTQKSQHHSDLPFGGGAIGFVGYDMISLYEEIGQLPEDTIGTPDMHFFVYESYMVFDHKKEKIHIIEDALYSDRSNEELEAALDQALEELKIPASNEFEDLDLSPLQFRPHIAPQKFEEMVETARDLIRNGDMFQCVLSQRFSAEVTGNPFDFYRNLRVTNPSNYLYFYDFGDYQIIGASPESLVSVKNGIVTTNPIAGTGPRGANDEEDAALASNLLSDEKETAEHRMLVDLGRNDIGRIAETASVQVTKYMEVELFRYVMHLTSVVKGRLLPELTAMDALKATLPAGTVSGAPKIRAMKRIYELETEKRGVYAGAIGYLSATGDMDFAIAIRTMILKNKTAYVQAGAGIVYDSIAQNEYQETINKAKSMTRMGELRP
- the trpB gene encoding tryptophan synthase subunit beta; this translates as MTTKGYFGQFGGSFVPEPIQVLLDELEVTFEKYKDDPEFLAEFRHYLKDYSGRETPLYFAESLTEHLGGAKIYLKREDLNHLGSHKLNNVLGQILLAKRMGKKRVIAETGAGQHGVATAAAAAKFGMACDVYMGAEDVERQRLNVFRMEMMGATVHAVETGTRTLKDAVDAAFGAWMNDLEAFYVLGSAVGPHPYPTIVHEFQKVISEESRRQILEKEGRLPDYVIACVGGGSNAIGAFSQYVADEEVKLVGVEAAGHGLDTDKHAATMTKGSVGIVDGMKTYAVFGEDGNVAPVYSISAGLDYPGVGPEHAFFKDSGRVEYVAATDEEAVQALLLLSKTEGIIPAIESSHAIAEAVKRAPKLSRDEIIIINVSGRGDKDVAAIADYLEAKK
- a CDS encoding DegT/DnrJ/EryC1/StrS aminotransferase family protein produces the protein MTKYNIPFSPPDITEAEIAEVADTLRSGWITTGPKTKELERCLSVYTQTPKTVCLNSATAALELILRVLEVGPGDEVIVPAMTYTASCSVITHVGATPVMVDIQADTFEMDYDKLEQAITEKTKVIIPVELAGIICDYDRLFQVVEKKRDLFKAASKWQKAFNRIVIVSDSAHALGSTYKGQPAGSIADFTSFSFHAVKNFTTAEGGSATWKANPAIDDEEMYKEFQILSLHGQTKDALAKMQLGSWEYDIVTPAYKCNMTDIMASLGLVQLDRYPGLLQRRKEIVTRYDRGFAGTPIHPLAHETDTVESCRHLYITHVEGASLEQRNQIIQELAKAGIASNVHYKPLPLLTAYKNLGFDMADYPKAYAFFENEITLPLHTKLTDEEVDYIIETFVRVSEEVLGSK
- a CDS encoding sugar transferase yields the protein MLKWEELPQEMQLSEVKPYYQLVSRRKGSLIFKRCLDLFLAVVLLILTSPLFLILSIWIKLDSKGPVIYKQVRVTQYNHHFKIWKFRTMVTDADKKGSLVTSANDSRITKVGNFIRRVRLDELPQLVNVLKGEMSFVGTRPEVPRYTEQYSPEMMATLLLPAGITSLASINYKDEDAIISQMTTKGMTVDQAYVERVLPEKMHFNLAYLRDFSFFGDIKIMFQTVVEVLK